A stretch of the Gemmatimonadaceae bacterium genome encodes the following:
- a CDS encoding SelT/SelW/SelH family (seleno)protein encodes MHITIEYCTVUNYEPRAAGLAAEIRTRHPDAEITMVPSRGGRFEVLRDGRPLFEKSKLGRHARPGEVLELLDAP; translated from the coding sequence ATGCACATCACGATCGAATACTGCACGGTTTGAAACTACGAGCCGCGCGCCGCCGGTCTGGCGGCCGAAATTCGCACCCGGCACCCGGACGCCGAGATCACCATGGTACCCTCACGTGGCGGCCGTTTCGAAGTGCTGCGCGACGGGCGTCCGTTATTCGAAAAATCTAAGCTCGGCCGCCACGCGCGGCCGGGCGAGGTCCTGGAACTGCTCGACGCCCCCTAG
- a CDS encoding DEAD/DEAH box helicase — MTRPVHDRSLPPDHDAFVRAEPPTGRVIIIAPTRAACETIEIALGLHIQTFLEQHHGERVRELARARRGFGIVAGTGTGKTLAVRPIAEELLGTTELHVGVVNREREATPETPTWNVVIVTTGIARRWFEAGDILAGDTLVVDEIHQTSAELELCLALGKRTGCRFVWLSATVDPSFYAHYLDSADVLEVYAFDPDKAADVRVVNRRLRDFLDFRTVQQFQKQRRGVGVFVPTRRGVEEAAARVSELSPRMNVAFYHGGEPIRVIRPFLDGSERKPFLLAMTAAGQSALNIHGLDTVIIDDVRFANLIDRGRNVLTQRHLGANEILQMAGRVHGRVAGGRVYILSDRDVDFASLRPTEPEFQLAGDSERVAITCAALGVRADELDLPVPLDRTAYREAVALLERRGVVEHGRLTPYGRAVEAMPVERAWAELIVNAEDDLLPFLAVMSSVESLHRMTREERDLAGLVVAGSDHLTAYNVYAEAFARAGYVGEVYGLPRHRFDEGGLEAWADRRGVLVKSIEDAALGMASVYRSVGVALPDRLPRAGDAVLRRFQELLGRFMPFTLVIDERTAAGDEARVSKTSVCGSWGAIAGELRYFADKFGVPRAGIEGTQIPSDLIRQYATRSEPELAYDPRHRQGTLVLVRRVDYFGFELERDTEEVDEFPPALADRARTLLADAVARGESRHPAARRNHAAIESVREAWRRSGGRTPRLGLAELTAFYARQLADVHAMRDFQRVPLHLDADDFVSPDERRRLAALPARLDLRGQPVEIHYDVEDAPDGPLGVARLRLPEKMARTLVAEELPILDRPLRFVVTRGKRGAVRAASLDELQELLARPFSPGEDTFARPRTPAGDHDIRREVRRDDRRDGGRRGDGGRKGRGRRGGGPRRSR; from the coding sequence GTGACACGCCCCGTCCACGATCGCTCGCTCCCGCCCGATCACGACGCCTTCGTCCGCGCCGAGCCGCCCACGGGGCGGGTGATCATAATCGCGCCCACGCGCGCCGCCTGCGAGACGATCGAGATCGCGCTCGGCCTCCATATCCAGACGTTTCTCGAACAACACCACGGCGAGCGCGTGCGCGAACTGGCTCGCGCCCGCCGCGGATTCGGGATCGTCGCGGGCACGGGCACTGGCAAGACCCTTGCCGTGCGGCCGATTGCCGAGGAGCTGCTCGGCACCACGGAACTGCACGTCGGCGTGGTGAACCGAGAGCGCGAAGCGACCCCCGAAACGCCCACCTGGAACGTCGTGATCGTCACGACGGGCATCGCCCGCCGCTGGTTCGAGGCGGGGGACATCCTGGCCGGCGACACACTCGTCGTCGACGAGATCCACCAGACGTCGGCCGAGTTGGAGCTGTGCCTGGCACTCGGAAAACGCACGGGCTGCCGCTTCGTCTGGCTCTCCGCCACTGTCGACCCGTCGTTCTACGCGCACTACCTGGACAGTGCCGACGTGCTCGAGGTGTACGCGTTCGATCCCGACAAGGCGGCCGATGTGCGTGTCGTGAACCGGCGATTGCGCGATTTTCTGGACTTCCGGACGGTGCAGCAGTTCCAGAAGCAGCGGCGCGGCGTCGGTGTATTCGTGCCTACGCGGCGGGGGGTGGAAGAAGCCGCGGCGCGCGTTTCGGAACTCTCGCCGCGCATGAACGTCGCCTTCTACCACGGCGGCGAGCCCATCCGCGTGATTCGACCGTTCCTCGACGGTAGCGAACGCAAGCCGTTCCTGCTCGCGATGACGGCGGCGGGCCAGAGCGCGCTCAACATCCATGGGCTGGACACGGTGATCATCGACGACGTGCGCTTTGCCAACCTGATCGACCGCGGGCGGAACGTGCTCACCCAACGGCATCTGGGAGCCAACGAGATCCTGCAAATGGCGGGGCGCGTGCACGGTCGCGTGGCCGGCGGGCGCGTCTACATCCTGTCCGACCGCGACGTCGATTTCGCCTCGCTGCGCCCCACCGAGCCCGAGTTCCAATTGGCCGGGGACTCGGAACGCGTGGCGATCACCTGCGCGGCACTGGGGGTGCGCGCCGACGAACTCGACCTGCCCGTGCCGCTCGATCGCACCGCCTATCGGGAGGCCGTGGCGCTGCTCGAGCGCCGCGGCGTGGTCGAGCACGGGCGGCTCACGCCGTACGGCCGCGCGGTGGAGGCGATGCCGGTCGAACGGGCGTGGGCCGAACTGATCGTCAATGCGGAGGACGACCTCCTACCGTTCCTCGCCGTGATGAGTTCGGTGGAATCGCTGCACCGCATGACGCGCGAGGAGCGTGATCTGGCGGGCCTGGTGGTGGCCGGCAGCGACCACCTCACGGCATACAACGTGTACGCCGAGGCTTTCGCGCGGGCCGGATACGTGGGCGAGGTCTACGGGCTGCCGCGGCACCGCTTCGACGAGGGGGGATTGGAAGCGTGGGCCGACCGGCGCGGCGTGCTCGTCAAGTCGATCGAGGATGCCGCGCTGGGCATGGCCAGCGTGTATCGGTCGGTGGGCGTGGCCTTACCCGACCGCCTGCCTCGGGCCGGCGATGCCGTGCTCCGTCGGTTCCAGGAACTGCTGGGCCGGTTCATGCCGTTCACCCTCGTGATCGACGAGCGCACCGCGGCTGGCGACGAGGCCCGGGTTTCCAAGACGAGTGTGTGCGGCAGTTGGGGCGCGATCGCCGGGGAGCTGCGGTACTTCGCGGACAAGTTCGGCGTACCGCGCGCCGGCATCGAGGGCACGCAGATCCCCTCCGATCTCATCCGGCAATACGCCACGCGCAGCGAGCCCGAACTGGCGTACGACCCACGTCACCGGCAGGGGACGCTGGTGCTCGTGCGCCGCGTGGACTACTTCGGTTTCGAGTTGGAACGAGACACCGAAGAGGTCGACGAATTTCCGCCCGCCTTGGCGGACCGCGCGCGGACCCTGCTCGCCGACGCGGTGGCGCGCGGCGAATCGCGGCATCCGGCGGCTCGGCGCAATCACGCGGCCATTGAGAGCGTACGCGAGGCGTGGCGCCGTTCGGGCGGCCGCACCCCGCGGCTGGGGCTGGCGGAGCTGACCGCGTTCTACGCCCGGCAGCTGGCCGACGTGCACGCGATGCGGGACTTTCAGCGCGTCCCGCTGCACCTCGACGCTGACGACTTTGTGAGCCCCGACGAGCGCCGGCGGCTGGCGGCGCTGCCGGCGCGCCTCGACTTGCGGGGACAGCCGGTGGAGATCCACTACGACGTGGAGGACGCGCCTGACGGCCCCCTGGGTGTGGCGCGCCTGCGCTTGCCGGAGAAGATGGCGCGCACGCTGGTGGCCGAGGAGCTGCCCATTCTCGACCGGCCACTGCGGTTCGTGGTCACCCGCGGCAAGCGCGGAGCGGTGCGCGCGGCGTCGCTGGACGAGTTGCAGGAACTGCTGGCGCGGCCGTTCAGCCCCGGCGAGGATACATTCGCCCGACCTCGTACACCGGCAGGCGACCACGATATACGCCGTGAAGTGCGGCGCGACGACCGCCGCGATGGCGGGCGCCGCGGGGACGGTGGACGCAAGGGACGCGGGCGCCGCGGCGGCGGCCCGCGCCGGAGTCGCTAG
- a CDS encoding isoamylase early set domain-containing protein — MTESERDPNVEWIAREARRPVESSAGVRARVMDAVRSTPLPVRPRRGMGWLTAPRPLALSPLGSTLLAAGLVGIGLLLGLAVTNRDGRLPTEQPTAVAATAQLPVHDTLQVHRFELEAPHASRVALVGDFNNWSLAATPMTRSADGTAWTVTVKLPAGRHVYAFVVDGAKGSKWVPDPAALRAPDDGFGTANSVVLIGQGSAT, encoded by the coding sequence ATGACTGAGTCCGAGAGGGATCCCAACGTCGAATGGATCGCGCGTGAAGCGCGGCGGCCGGTGGAGTCGTCGGCCGGTGTGCGCGCGCGCGTGATGGACGCCGTGCGGTCGACGCCCTTACCGGTTCGGCCGCGCCGCGGGATGGGGTGGCTCACGGCCCCCAGGCCGTTGGCGCTGTCCCCGCTGGGCAGCACTTTGCTCGCTGCGGGGCTGGTCGGGATCGGGCTACTGCTCGGACTCGCCGTGACCAACCGGGACGGTCGCCTGCCGACCGAACAGCCCACCGCTGTGGCTGCGACTGCGCAGCTCCCGGTTCACGATACGCTGCAGGTGCATCGGTTCGAACTCGAGGCCCCACACGCGTCGCGAGTGGCTCTGGTGGGGGACTTCAACAACTGGAGCCTGGCCGCCACACCGATGACCCGGAGCGCCGACGGCACGGCGTGGACGGTGACGGTCAAACTGCCGGCGGGCCGCCACGTGTATGCGTTCGTGGTGGATGGGGCGAAAGGGAGCAAGTGGGTGCCCGACCCGGCGGCGTTGCGCGCGCCGGACGACGGATTCGGTACGGCGAACTCCGTGGTGCTGATCGGACAGGGGTCGGCCACATGA
- a CDS encoding RNA polymerase sigma factor yields MTDDAADVRRVLSGDVEAYAALVDRYYDQCARYAVRMLGNRDDAEDALQATFLRAYRALGRYQERDKFSAWLYRILVNQCRSLAARRSQHERVFVREEAALLNAADEREAGWTGEDEEFVQRVLSELDPLLREAFLLKYIEELSYEEMAALTGVGVSALKMRVKRACDRLRERWELIKHD; encoded by the coding sequence ATGACCGACGACGCGGCCGACGTCCGACGTGTGCTCAGCGGTGACGTTGAGGCATACGCGGCGCTGGTTGATCGATACTACGATCAATGCGCGCGGTACGCGGTTCGGATGCTGGGAAACCGCGATGACGCGGAAGACGCGTTGCAGGCGACGTTTTTGCGGGCGTATCGGGCGCTGGGCAGATATCAGGAGCGCGACAAGTTCAGCGCGTGGCTGTATCGCATCCTGGTGAATCAGTGCAGGAGCCTGGCGGCGCGGCGGTCGCAGCACGAGCGCGTGTTCGTGCGCGAAGAGGCGGCGCTGCTCAATGCGGCGGATGAGCGGGAAGCCGGGTGGACGGGGGAGGACGAGGAGTTCGTGCAGCGGGTGTTGAGCGAGTTGGATCCACTGCTGCGCGAGGCGTTCCTGCTGAAGTACATCGAGGAGTTGAGCTACGAGGAGATGGCGGCGCTGACCGGCGTGGGCGTTTCCGCGTTGAAGATGAGAGTCAAGCGCGCATGTGATCGCCTGCGCGAGCGATGGGAGTTGATCAAGCATGACTGA
- a CDS encoding GspH/FimT family pseudopilin, which yields MRRAAMTLPELLLVLAMIGTLLALAVPPAAASADRAAVRAAARDIEALFVEARAEALARGAGAWVRFDSVAGMVRLRVPGTGTRTRAVGSLYGVAFSSSRDSMSYDGRGLGHGGANLTVVVVRGRARETLVVSRLGRVRR from the coding sequence ATGCGCCGTGCCGCCATGACCCTCCCCGAACTCCTGCTCGTGCTGGCGATGATCGGCACGCTCTTGGCGCTCGCTGTGCCGCCGGCCGCCGCGTCGGCCGACCGGGCGGCGGTGCGCGCGGCGGCGCGGGACATCGAGGCCCTGTTCGTCGAGGCGCGTGCGGAGGCGCTGGCCCGGGGGGCCGGCGCGTGGGTCCGGTTCGACAGTGTAGCCGGCATGGTGCGCCTGCGAGTACCCGGCACGGGAACCCGGACCCGGGCGGTGGGGTCACTGTATGGAGTAGCGTTCAGCAGCAGTCGCGACTCCATGAGCTACGACGGGCGGGGGCTGGGGCACGGTGGGGCGAACCTCACGGTGGTGGTGGTGCGCGGGCGAGCTCGGGAGACGCTGGTCGTGTCCCGGCTGGGGCGCGTCCGCCGGTAG
- a CDS encoding glycogen-binding domain-containing protein, whose protein sequence is MFALNRPSVLIAVAAALCLPQGAASAQVVSRLEAGAVTSSTPGFVPSSALSLTPDLRYEGQNVKLSARGSAWLDGNSWDFADARLSGSVTTPVRHHLSAQLMANASRAYYDRINQNQQVAAEARVHLVFSQAGGMWLETGVARPWRVAVVSAVDVAGAGAWTQVGPATLTGTYTNFAFTRIASASDSTSSLQTCVATTDNSRCLRQSHFSDVQGSVHFEKGPVELDAQSGYRFGDATDVTPDSRRWAAANAVVWLTSDVAMVVGAGRQPSNPARGLPARNYANLGMMFAAWPAMTAGAVPIEARASAISKFAVAAAGPSLERVQVHIAGVQSVEVMGDFTDWQPVEMVQRGRDLWEALLPIADGVHQINVRVDGGKWLPPPGTPTMRDGFNGEVGMLVVHE, encoded by the coding sequence ATGTTCGCGCTGAACCGACCATCCGTCCTAATTGCCGTCGCCGCCGCCCTGTGCCTACCGCAGGGCGCAGCCTCGGCACAGGTCGTCTCACGGCTGGAAGCCGGGGCCGTCACCAGCTCGACGCCGGGCTTCGTGCCGTCCAGCGCGCTCAGCCTCACCCCCGACCTGCGCTACGAGGGGCAGAATGTGAAGCTCTCGGCGCGTGGTTCGGCCTGGCTCGACGGCAACTCGTGGGACTTCGCCGACGCGCGGCTCTCGGGATCGGTGACCACGCCAGTGCGCCACCACCTGAGCGCCCAACTGATGGCCAATGCCAGCCGGGCGTACTACGACCGGATCAACCAGAACCAGCAGGTCGCCGCCGAAGCGCGCGTACACCTCGTGTTCTCGCAGGCCGGCGGCATGTGGCTGGAGACCGGCGTGGCACGGCCCTGGCGCGTGGCAGTGGTCTCGGCGGTGGACGTGGCGGGAGCCGGCGCCTGGACGCAGGTCGGCCCGGCAACCCTCACCGGGACGTATACCAACTTCGCGTTCACCCGCATCGCCAGCGCCAGCGACTCGACCAGTTCGCTCCAGACGTGCGTGGCAACCACCGACAACAGTCGCTGCCTGCGGCAGTCGCACTTCAGCGACGTGCAGGGGTCGGTGCACTTCGAGAAGGGCCCCGTGGAGTTGGACGCGCAATCGGGGTACCGGTTCGGCGACGCCACCGACGTGACGCCCGACTCGCGGCGTTGGGCGGCGGCGAATGCCGTCGTCTGGCTTACCAGTGACGTCGCGATGGTGGTCGGCGCCGGTCGCCAGCCATCCAACCCGGCACGCGGACTGCCGGCCCGCAACTACGCCAATCTAGGCATGATGTTCGCAGCCTGGCCGGCGATGACGGCCGGCGCGGTGCCCATCGAAGCACGAGCCAGCGCGATCAGCAAGTTCGCGGTCGCCGCGGCGGGCCCCTCGCTGGAACGGGTGCAAGTGCACATCGCCGGCGTGCAGAGCGTGGAGGTGATGGGCGACTTCACGGACTGGCAGCCGGTGGAGATGGTGCAGCGCGGACGCGACCTCTGGGAGGCCCTCCTGCCAATCGCCGATGGCGTCCACCAGATCAATGTCCGTGTTGACGGCGGCAAGTGGCTGCCCCCACCTGGCACGCCGACGATGCGCGATGGGTTCAACGGCGAAGTGGGGATGCTCGTCGTCCACGAGTAA
- a CDS encoding GDSL-type esterase/lipase family protein, protein MEFAEYVALGDAFSGDVFPALDAGATSVAVALEREPRAGDVAPLGAAALLYRNDDDRWPEFAGLDLTTVNPDLAFHSLVAESATIGDVFGDQLAMVAASEAPTLVTLTIGAADLMSLLVRRPSLAIARKAAHDIGEAYEFLVDAIRRARPTGMLLLATVCDPSDGTALMPGVDAATRPVPLAALDVVNARIRTIAAGTPGARLADLHSHFLGHGASADEKDRWYWRRSPLDPNAVGASEVRRLWLDAMGYGPEP, encoded by the coding sequence GTGGAGTTTGCCGAGTACGTCGCCTTGGGCGACGCGTTTTCCGGTGATGTCTTTCCGGCGCTCGATGCAGGCGCTACGAGTGTCGCAGTAGCGCTCGAGCGCGAGCCCCGAGCCGGCGACGTCGCACCCCTCGGCGCGGCGGCCCTGCTGTACCGGAACGACGACGATCGGTGGCCCGAGTTCGCCGGCCTCGACCTCACGACGGTGAACCCTGACCTTGCATTCCACTCGCTCGTCGCGGAAAGCGCAACGATCGGCGATGTGTTCGGCGACCAACTCGCCATGGTCGCGGCGAGCGAAGCGCCCACGCTCGTCACCCTCACCATCGGCGCGGCCGATCTCATGAGCCTGCTCGTGCGCCGTCCGAGTCTCGCGATAGCGCGGAAGGCGGCGCACGACATCGGCGAAGCCTACGAGTTCCTCGTCGATGCCATCCGCCGCGCGCGCCCCACGGGGATGCTCCTGCTGGCCACCGTCTGCGATCCCTCCGATGGCACGGCCCTCATGCCGGGAGTGGATGCTGCCACGCGACCGGTGCCGCTCGCCGCGCTCGACGTCGTGAACGCCCGAATTCGCACGATCGCCGCCGGAACCCCCGGTGCTCGACTGGCAGACCTGCACTCCCACTTTCTGGGTCACGGCGCCAGCGCCGACGAGAAGGACCGCTGGTACTGGCGCCGCTCGCCGCTCGACCCCAACGCCGTGGGAGCGAGTGAGGTGCGGCGCCTCTGGCTGGACGCCATGGGATATGGGCCCGAGCCGTGA
- a CDS encoding 4-hydroxy-3-methylbut-2-enyl diphosphate reductase: MGTPSDAPTYYRKGFGLKTEVLGDLASDYDGRLVDYMRAHDYTLTVGDVTIRLAREFGFCYGVERAVEYAYQTRRKFPDKRIYLVGEIIHNPHVNARLGEMGIQILMPGPGGFDFSGVRADDVVIMPAFGVTIGDFEALRAVGCVLVDTTCGSVLNVWKRVESYARDGFTALIHGKYFHEETRATASQVSKYPDGQYLVVRNMEDARLVCGYIEGSVDAATIVDHFRASISSGFDPERHLQRIGVANQTTMLARESLAIGEAVGAAIARARGADARERDFRTFDTICSATQERQDAVTELLKEPLDAMVVIGGFNSSNTISLAALCAERVPTYHIDTATGIDPEAGTVQFRTVGIHHHEAERAGWLPGGPVRVGITAGASTPNNKIGETVARILATRGLVAEV, from the coding sequence ATGGGCACGCCCTCAGACGCTCCCACGTATTACCGGAAAGGCTTCGGGCTGAAGACCGAAGTCCTGGGCGATCTGGCGTCCGACTACGACGGCCGCCTCGTGGACTACATGCGCGCCCACGATTACACGCTGACGGTGGGCGACGTCACGATCCGACTGGCCCGCGAATTCGGCTTCTGTTACGGGGTGGAGCGCGCGGTCGAATACGCGTACCAGACCCGCCGCAAGTTTCCCGACAAACGCATCTACCTCGTCGGCGAGATCATCCACAACCCGCACGTCAACGCGCGCCTCGGCGAGATGGGGATCCAGATCCTGATGCCGGGCCCCGGCGGCTTCGACTTCAGCGGCGTGCGCGCCGATGACGTGGTGATCATGCCGGCATTCGGCGTCACGATCGGCGATTTCGAGGCGCTGCGCGCCGTCGGCTGCGTCCTCGTGGATACGACCTGCGGCTCGGTCCTCAACGTCTGGAAGCGCGTCGAGAGCTACGCGCGCGACGGATTCACGGCGCTCATCCATGGCAAGTACTTCCACGAGGAAACCCGCGCCACCGCGTCGCAGGTGAGCAAGTACCCCGATGGCCAGTATCTGGTGGTGCGGAACATGGAAGACGCCCGACTGGTGTGCGGCTACATCGAGGGCTCCGTCGATGCGGCGACCATCGTGGATCACTTCCGCGCTTCGATCTCGTCCGGGTTCGATCCCGAGCGCCACCTGCAGCGCATCGGCGTCGCCAACCAAACCACCATGCTGGCCCGCGAGTCGCTGGCCATCGGCGAGGCGGTGGGCGCCGCCATCGCACGGGCTCGCGGCGCCGACGCCCGTGAGCGCGACTTCCGTACGTTCGACACGATCTGCAGCGCCACCCAAGAGCGGCAGGACGCCGTGACCGAGCTACTGAAGGAACCGCTCGATGCCATGGTCGTGATCGGCGGTTTCAATTCCAGCAACACCATCTCACTGGCCGCGCTGTGCGCCGAGCGCGTGCCCACGTACCACATCGATACCGCCACCGGCATCGATCCCGAGGCGGGCACGGTTCAGTTCCGAACCGTCGGCATCCACCACCACGAAGCCGAGCGGGCCGGCTGGCTGCCCGGCGGTCCGGTGCGGGTCGGCATTACCGCGGGCGCCAGCACGCCGAACAATAAGATCGGCGAAACGGTGGCGCGCATCCTCGCCACACGCGGCCTCGTCGCCGAGGTGTGA
- the yjjX gene encoding inosine/xanthosine triphosphatase, translating to MLPRVTPAPLSTVHRVAVGSTNPVKINAVRAVLSRAGCQAAVDGRAVPSSVRDQPVGDDETIRGAVARACAALAAADADLGVGIEGGVVEEPGGAMRTCAWAAVVSRDGRRGVGGSLAMPLPPVVANAVRGGLELGHAMDRLTGEHDTKRGAGAVGILTAGLVDRQAAYEALVAYALAPFLTPEYWAAV from the coding sequence ATGCTGCCACGTGTCACGCCAGCGCCGCTCTCGACGGTCCACCGGGTTGCCGTCGGGTCCACGAACCCGGTGAAGATCAATGCCGTTCGCGCGGTGTTGTCGCGTGCCGGGTGCCAGGCCGCGGTCGACGGGCGCGCGGTGCCGTCGTCGGTGCGCGATCAGCCGGTGGGCGACGACGAGACCATTCGTGGGGCGGTGGCGCGCGCGTGCGCCGCGCTGGCGGCGGCCGACGCCGATCTCGGCGTGGGGATCGAGGGCGGGGTGGTGGAGGAGCCGGGCGGCGCCATGCGGACGTGCGCCTGGGCGGCCGTCGTTTCGCGGGACGGGCGCCGGGGGGTGGGCGGGTCGCTGGCGATGCCGCTGCCGCCGGTGGTGGCCAACGCGGTGCGCGGCGGGCTGGAGTTGGGCCACGCGATGGACCGGCTCACCGGCGAGCACGACACCAAGCGCGGGGCCGGCGCGGTGGGGATCCTGACGGCCGGGTTGGTGGACCGGCAGGCGGCGTACGAGGCGCTCGTGGCCTACGCTCTGGCGCCGTTCCTCACGCCGGAATACTGGGCGGCGGTCTAA
- a CDS encoding ATP-dependent 6-phosphofructokinase: MRIALSTGGGDAPGLNAVIHAAVLSALDRGWEVLGIKRGYFGLLGEDDVVTLNADSVRGIAHLGGTILRTTTRGNPFSWPIPQPDGSVIEADRSSELIENARQLGIDAIVAIGGDGSLHLAHRLHEKGLHIVGVPKTIDNDVSGTISTFGFDTAVTTALEAIDRLHTTAESHDRVMVMEVMGRHAGFIALHAGFAGTADVILIPEIPYDIERVCEKIRSRDRAGRHFSIVVAAEGAFPQGGTPYVRERSESGGEGRLGGIGEIVASAIEARTGKETRSLVLGHLQRGGQPTGYDRVLATRFGGAAVVAVANGKWGHMVALQSPHIVTIPIVEALARPKRVELDHDVVQTARATGISFGD; encoded by the coding sequence ATGCGCATCGCCCTGTCCACCGGCGGCGGAGACGCCCCGGGTCTCAATGCCGTCATCCACGCCGCCGTCCTCTCGGCCCTCGACCGCGGGTGGGAGGTGCTGGGCATCAAGCGGGGCTACTTCGGACTGCTCGGAGAGGACGATGTGGTCACCCTGAATGCCGATTCCGTGCGCGGCATCGCGCACCTCGGCGGAACGATCCTGCGCACGACCACTCGCGGCAATCCCTTCTCCTGGCCCATTCCCCAGCCGGACGGCTCGGTGATCGAGGCCGACCGCTCGTCCGAGCTCATCGAGAACGCCCGGCAACTCGGGATAGACGCCATCGTCGCCATCGGCGGCGATGGCTCGCTCCACCTGGCCCACAGGCTGCACGAGAAGGGCCTCCATATCGTGGGCGTCCCCAAGACGATCGACAACGACGTGAGCGGCACGATCAGTACGTTCGGCTTCGACACCGCGGTCACCACGGCCCTCGAAGCGATCGACCGCCTGCACACCACCGCCGAGAGCCACGACCGTGTGATGGTCATGGAGGTGATGGGCCGCCACGCGGGATTCATCGCACTGCACGCCGGCTTCGCCGGAACAGCCGACGTCATCCTCATCCCGGAGATCCCCTACGACATCGAGCGCGTGTGCGAAAAGATCCGCAGCCGCGACCGTGCGGGGCGTCATTTCTCCATCGTCGTGGCCGCGGAGGGCGCGTTCCCGCAGGGCGGCACCCCCTACGTGCGCGAACGCAGCGAATCGGGCGGCGAGGGCCGCTTGGGCGGCATCGGCGAAATCGTCGCCAGCGCCATTGAAGCGCGCACCGGCAAGGAAACGCGTTCGCTGGTGCTCGGCCACCTCCAACGCGGCGGCCAGCCCACCGGCTACGACCGCGTACTCGCCACCCGGTTCGGCGGCGCCGCCGTAGTCGCCGTCGCGAATGGAAAGTGGGGGCACATGGTCGCGCTCCAGTCACCCCATATCGTGACCATTCCCATCGTCGAGGCGCTGGCTCGACCCAAACGCGTGGAACTCGATCACGACGTGGTCCAGACGGCGCGAGCGACTGGGATCAGTTTCGGCGACTGA
- a CDS encoding ABATE domain-containing protein: protein MNPPSARAPVTHAPPARGEAFVFVAERLWLDFVNSEATATDADALEDFEGLVHWLERAGVIDADRGAGMRRRAQQQPAGAAAALVDARRVRAALRTLAEGGARVPGERAEAVSEINRVLGRSAGTRRLEMRSDGTFARSFVPGGDAFAGLMIPLVESAADSLIHAEFSRVRQCAGAQCRRVFYDATKNRGRRWCDMATCGNRAKAARHRARRKG, encoded by the coding sequence GTGAACCCTCCGTCCGCCCGCGCTCCTGTTACCCACGCGCCTCCCGCTCGCGGCGAGGCGTTCGTGTTCGTGGCCGAGCGGCTCTGGCTCGACTTCGTGAATTCCGAAGCGACCGCGACGGATGCCGACGCGCTCGAGGACTTCGAAGGCTTGGTGCACTGGCTCGAACGGGCGGGCGTCATCGACGCCGACCGCGGGGCGGGAATGCGCCGCCGTGCGCAGCAGCAGCCGGCCGGCGCAGCCGCCGCCCTGGTCGACGCCCGCCGCGTGCGCGCCGCGCTCCGCACGCTCGCTGAGGGCGGCGCCCGCGTCCCCGGCGAGCGCGCCGAAGCCGTGAGTGAGATCAACCGGGTGCTGGGGCGAAGTGCCGGCACGCGGCGCCTCGAGATGCGCAGCGACGGCACTTTCGCGCGGTCATTCGTGCCGGGAGGCGACGCCTTTGCCGGACTCATGATCCCGCTCGTCGAATCGGCCGCCGATTCGCTGATTCACGCCGAGTTCTCGCGCGTGAGGCAATGCGCGGGCGCACAATGCCGCCGCGTGTTCTACGATGCCACTAAGAACCGCGGCCGCCGGTGGTGTGACATGGCGACGTGCGGCAATCGGGCCAAGGCAGCGCGCCACCGGGCCCGCCGCAAGGGCTAG